A window from Culex pipiens pallens isolate TS chromosome 3, TS_CPP_V2, whole genome shotgun sequence encodes these proteins:
- the LOC120430874 gene encoding GPI mannosyltransferase 2 — MSNKATKNQQPPAGNTSTKQHQNHQHQHNHSSSSPKKTKTPSTPSSSSTWHISITSLALLSRLGVITLQVISNHLVPDHDAGVFVAPRDPEAAPAKLDGAVNFFLGGLHRWDGQYFLHISEYGYSYENTLAFFPLFPFLIKIATSSLGGSTPMITYRELSLVLAVLLNLVCFVLAAKALYKLSNLVLGNKKKSELAVILFCFNPASIFFTAPYTEALFSWLSFSVMAQCIDDINSVFITIPLSLSILCRSNGMLNIGFLLYFTARRILSQSSFHTIICMGSKLFSILMIIIFHYGIAQVYNYYLFCFEQKFSFPAHVKQYALDRGLVLAGNKTAESSPWCSNYLPLSYSYVQSHYWDVGFMNYYELKQLPNFLLALPAIYLVLSNAYKYIHDNWDFCAGLGLFRVQKKQLKSMRNYDRVAFAFVAHALFLTLFSVLFVHVQVTTRMLASSSPLLYWFAAEYFTGDKAFIRRQVIRKLSKQVRDGTEPCTHVENYVELSDILDFRQMNWKQKAILVYFAGYATVGTILFSNFLPWT, encoded by the exons ATGAGTAACAAAGCGACCAAAAACCAGCAGCCTCCCGCCGGCAACACCAGCACAAAACAGCACCAAAACCACCAACATCAGCACAATCACAGCTCAAGCAGTCCTAAAAAGACCAAAACCCCATCGACGCCCTCCTCCTCCAGCACGTGGCACATATCGATAACGTCCCTGGCGCTACTCAGCCGGCTCGGCGTAATCACCCTGCAAGTAATATCGAACCACCTCGTCCCGGACCACGATGCCGGCGTGTTCGTAGCCCCGCGTGACCCGGAAGCGGCCCCCGCCAAACTGGACGGCGCGGTCAACTTCTTCCTCGGCGGGCTGCACCGCTGGGACGGCCAGTACTTTTTGCACATCTCCGAGTACGGCTACTCGTACGAAAACACGCTCGCGTTCTTCCCGCTGTTCCCCTTTCTCATCAAGATCGCAACCAGCTCGCTCGGGGGAAGCACCCCGATGATCACGTACCGCGAACTCTCGCTCGTCCTGGCCGTGCTGCTCAACCTGGTGTGCTTCGTGCTGGCCGCCAAAGCCCTTTACAAGCTTAGCAATCTGGTGCTGGGGAACAAGAAAAAGAGCGAACTGGCCGTCATACTGTTCTGCTTCAATCCGGCGTCGATCTTCTTCACGGCGCCGTACACCGAGGCGCTGTTCTCCTGGCTGTCGTTCAGCGTAATGGCCCAGTGCATCGACgatatcaactcggtgttcatcACGATCCCGCTGAGCTTGAGCATCCTGTGCCGGTCGAATG GAATGCTCAACATCGGCTTTCTGCTGTACTTCACCGCGCGCCGCATCCTGTCGCAGAGCTCGTTCCACACCATCATCTGCATGGGCTCGAAGCTGTTCTCGATCCTGATGATCATCATCTTCCACTACGGAATCGCGCAGGTCTACAACTACTATCTGTTTTGCTTCGAGCAAAAGTTCAGCTTTCCGGCGCACGTCAAGCAGTACGCGCTGGACCGCGGGCTGGTCCTGGCCGGGAACAAGACGGCGGAGTCGTCACCCTGGTGCTCAAACTATTTGCCTTTATCTTACTCTTACGTACAAAGCCACTATTGGGATGTAGGATTTATGAACTACTACGAGCTGAAGCAGTTACCGAACTTCTTACTGGCCTTACCCGCGATTTATCTGGTGCTGAGCAACGCGTACAAGTACATCCACGACAATTGGGATTTTTGTGCGGGGCTCGGTCTGTTCCGGGTGCAGAAGAAGCAGCTGAAGAGCATGCGGAACTACGACCGGGTCGCGTTCGCGTTCGTCGCCCACGCGCTGTTTTTGACGCTGTTCAGCGTACTGTTTGTGCACGTCCAGGTGACGACGCGAATGCTGGCCTCGTCGAGTCCGCTGCTGTACTGGTTTGCCGCCGAGTACTTTACCGGCGATAAGGCCTTCATCCGGCGGCAGGTCATCCGGAAGCTGTCGAAACAGGTCCGCGACGGAACAGAGCCGTGCACGCACGTCGAAAACTACGTCGAGCTGAGCGATATTCTCGACTTTAGACAGATGAACTGGAAGCAGAAGGCGATCCTGGTGTACTTTGCTGGGTACGCCACCGTCGGGACGATCCTGTTCAGCAACTTTCTGCCGTGGACCTAA
- the LOC120430873 gene encoding probable ATP-dependent RNA helicase DHX34, translated as MSYWEQQYQCKDDPKPSSSRRDHRSDRSQTSYQEASKKRPRSPSPPKVAPPGLSYWEQSYPTDSSSADYRTPSRVKSESQSSSRSSRRRQRSRSRSPDRDAIKSESFERGSGSSSGSRRRSRSPKVEASYWGQSSQLAAVKSRERSPSPSSRRRSPPKEVEQTNLVDFSFLDHKAALNRVLLGYCSRDQIVCDQHDFWLFVNKYEALLKKSGQCILPEPVDARELRSGDVIEGRYSKAFSTALTLTVPFEELFSRLQHFDQSGKIGELKLRQFLQIVVHYLDFRQKERFNKLRKLRRAQANLPVAKHRDEIVAAVQNERVVILAGDTGCGKSTQVPQYLFHAGFDKIACTQPRRIACISLAKRVAHEMLCEYGTQVGYQIRFERSKSQQTNILFITEGLLLRQLSTEEKLSQYSVILLDEVHERHLHGDFLLGITKCLIRARPDLKLVLMSATINIKLFGDYFADEKAQIIEVPGRLFPIKLHYMPQIQDVSLLSAGTSKKSKTSDRISPDPYLQIMQLIDQKYPPTEKGDVLIFLSGLNEITTIVDAAKEYAEKNKNWIILPLHSTLSIAEQDKVFDYAPDGSRKCIISTNIAETSVTIDGIRFVIDSGKVKEMSYDPTTKMQRLKEFWISKASSEQRKGRAGRTGPGICYRLYSEKQFQDFEAYTTAEILKVPLESLLLQMISMGLPNSRMFPFVEPPPADNIENAIMNLKHHEALTNDEKLTPLGKALARIPVDISIGKMLLMGCVFQQLQPVLTLAAALSVQSPFTNRAYREPECERARKTLESDHGDPITLLNAYKEWLELKQCRVDYRRGDDQRENTKSWCRRRGLEEQRFYEITKLRRQFQDLLQDCGLMEAAGEENLTSSERAIRHGELKQLKELRKAHRMEAPRKRQLLKSDPWGLEEGEEDDGKVDIRDVEFRLSHDSSKLDELVSGATACSYRDLMTLKLILVGGLYPQVAIADDYNYCKGPTEQFFHTNAKPYATLHPMGYFGNNHQILQLDEHDIIEKAGLYKSRQPLSSRHQLLCYLTLLETNKTYLMNTLRMPAAQTLLLFAHTIDTNLTFSRIICDSWLCVDFPSPESGQQLLLKASNLRRLWNRMLAEKLKVLTQTADSELTKEERGKTVEQMNYELWAELAQFMNTEVCYTVRRMLPADVKTMYKGPSFGEETIEVDPNPFAEEFVAVANEAKGGVHITENIVYGCITETEWSLAMYDEIVSTDWECPNCNCSYNITGLQKLQHKMVCVQISAQSEPEPATPMTSDQQKPNSKRLDCPVCEKTLYLSAIEVLKHRKACTKSVKQEKID; from the exons ATGAGTTATTGGGAGCAACAGTACCAATGCAAAGATGACCCAAAACCGTCGTCTTCCAGGCGCGATCACCGGTCAGATCGCTCACAAACGAGCTATCAAGAAGCATCCAAAAAGCGACCCCGTTCACCATCTCCGCCAAAAGTTGCCCCACCCGGTCTCAGCTACTGGGAGCAAAGTTATCCCACGGATTCGTCCAGCGCTGACTATCGGACACCGTCCCGTGTGAAGAGTGAAAGCCAGTCGAGCTCACGATCATCTCGCCGCAGGCAGCGATCGCGTTCTAGATCTCCCGATCGCGATGCGATCAAGAGTGAATCTTTTGAGAGAGGTTCCGGGAGTAGTTCGGGATCGCGTCGGAGGTCTCGATCTCCGAAGGTGGAAGCAAGCTATTGGGGGCAGAGCTCGCAGCTTGCTGCCGTGAAGAGTCGGGAACGATCGCCGAGTCCCTCATCGAGGCGAAGATCGCCACCGAAAGAGGTGGAGCAAACTAATTTGGTAGATTTCTCCTTCCTGGACCACAAAGCGGCGCTGAATCGAGTTCTGCTTGGGTACTGCAGTCGGGATCAGATTGTGTGCGATCAACACGACTTCTGGTTGTTTGTCAACAAGTATGAGGCTTTGCTAAAAAAGTCCGGACAGTGCATTCTGCCGGAACCGGTAGATGCGAGGGAGTTGCGATCGGGAGACGTCATTGAGGGACGGTATAGTAAGGCGTTCAGTACGGCGTTGACGTTGACAGTGCCGTTCGAGGAGTTGTTCAGCaggttgcaacactttgatcaGAGTGGGAAGATCGGTGAGCTGAAGTTGCGACAGTTTCTGCAGATTGTGGTTCACTACTTGGACTTTCGGCAGAAGGAACGGTTTAACAAGTTGAGGAAGTTGCGGCGAGCGCAAGCGAATCTGCCGGTAGCGAAGCATCGGGATGAGATCGTTGCAGCGGTGCAGAATGAACGGGTTGTGATCTTGGCTGGGGATACCGGCTGCGGGAAGAGTACCCAGGTGCCGCAGTATCTGTTCCATGCCGGGTTTGACAAAATCGCTTGCACTCAACCGAGGAGGATCGCGTGTATTTCGCTGGCGAAGCGAGTTGCGCATGAGATGTTGTGCGAGTACGGAACTCAGGTCGGGTATCAGATCCGGTTCGAGCGGAGTAAGAGTCAGCAGACGAACATCTTGTTCATTACGGAGGGTTTACTGTTGAGACAGTTGTCTACCGAGGAGAAGCTATCGCAGTATTCAGTGATTCTGCTGGACGAGGTCCACGAGCGTCACCTGCATGGAGACTTTCTTCTGGGGATCACTAAGTGTCTGATAAGAGCCCGGCCGGACCTGAAGCTGGTACTTATGTCAGCCACGATCAACATCAAGCTGTTCGGGGACTACTTTGCCGATGAGAAGGCTCAGATCATCGAAGTTCCGGGAAGGTTGTTCCCCATCAAGCTGCACTACATGCCTCAGATTCAGGACGTGTCCCTGTTGAGTGCTGGTACGAGCAAGAAATCCAAGACAAGTGATCGCATCAGTCCCGATCCGTACCTCCAGATCATGCAGCTGATCGATCAAAAGTATCCACCAACCGAGAAGGGTGACGTGCTGATATTCCTCAGTGGCCTCAACGAAATCACCACGATCGTGGACGCCGCCAAAGAGTACGCTGAGAAGAACAAAAACTGGATCATTCTCCCGCTGCACAGTACGCTCTCGATCGCCGAGCAGGACAAGGTGTTCGACTACGCGCCAGATGGCAGTCGCAAATGCATCATCTCGACCAACATTGCGGAAACGTCGGTAACGATCGACGGGATTCGCTTCGTGATCGATTCCGGCAAGGTGAAGGAGATGAGCTACGATCCGACCACGAAGATGCAGCGCCTGAAGGAGTTCTGGATATCGAAGGCTTCCTCGGAGCAGCGGAAGGGTCGTGCTGGGCGAACGGGTCCGGGCATTTGCTACCGGCTGTACTCGGAGAAACAGTTTCAGGACTTTGAGGCGTACACGACGGCGGAGATACTGAAGGTTCCGCTGGAGTCGCTGCTGCTGCAGATGATATCGATGGGGTTGCCGAACTCGCGGATGTTCCCGTTCGTGGAGCCGCCTCCGGCGGACAACATCGAGAACGCCATTATGAACTTGAAGCATCAT GAAGCGCTGACCAACGATGAGAAGCTGACGCCGCTGGGCAAGGCACTGGCACGGATTCCGGTGGACATCAGCATCGGGAAGATGCTGCTGATGGGTTGCGTGTTCCAGCAGCTTCAGCCGGTGCTGACGCTGGCCGCCGCGTTGAGCGTGCAGTCTCCGTTTACGAATCGAGCGTATCGAGAGCCGGAGTGTGAG CGCGCCCGCAAAACCCTCGAATCGGACCACGGCGATCCGATCACGCTGCTGAACGCGTACAAGGAGTGGCTCGAGCTGAAGCAGTGCCGGGTGGACTACCGGAGGGGGGACGATCAGCGCGAAAACACCAAGAGCTGGTGCCGTCGGCGCGGCCTCGAGGAGCAGCGGTTCTACGAGATAACCAAGCTGCGTCGGCAGTTCCAGGATCTGCTGCAGGACTGCGGACTGATGGAGGCGGCCGGCGAGGAGAACTTGACCAGTTCGGAGCGGGCCATTCGGCACGGTGAGTTGAAGCAGCTGAAGGAACTGCGGAAGGCGCACCGGATGGAAGCGCCCCGGAAGCGGCAGCTGCTGAAGTCGGATCCGTGGGGTTTGGAGGAGGGAGAGGAGGACGATGGGAAGGTTGATATTAGGGATGTGGAGTTCCGGCTGAGTCACGATTCGTCCAAGCTGGATGAGTTGGTTTCGGGGGCTACGGCGTGTAGTTACAGAGATCTAATGACGCTGAAGCTGATCCTGGTTGGTGGATTGTATCCACAGGTTGCCATCGCAGATGACTACAACTATTGCAAG GGTCCAACGGAGCAGTTCTTCCACACCAATGCGAAACCATACGCCACGCTCCACCCGATGGGCTACTTTGGCAACAACCACCAGATTCTTCAGCTGGACGAGCACGACATCATCGAAAAGGCCGGACTGTACAAATCTCGCCAGCCGCTCAGCTCGCGCCACCAGCTACTCTGCTACCTAACGCTGCTCGAAACAAACAAAACCTACCTCATGAACACGCTCCGGATGCCGGCAGCGCAAACACTTCTCCTGTTCGCCCACACGATCGATACCAACCTGACCTTCTCCCGGATCATCTGTGACTCGTGGCTGTGCGTGGACTTCCCCTCCCCCGAAAGTGGCCAACAGCTGCTGCTGAAGGCATCCAACCTGCGTCGGCTGTGGAACCGGATGCTGGCGGAGAAGTTGAAGGTCCTCACGCAAACGGCGGACTCCGAGCTAACGAAGGAGGAACGGGGGAAAACGGTCGAGCAGATGAACTACGAGCTGTGGGCTGAGTTGGCGCAGTTTATGAACACCGAGGTGTGCTACACGGTCAGGCGGATGCTGCCGGCGGATGTGAAAACCATGTATAAAGGGCCGTCGTTTGGGGAGGAAACGATCGAGGTGGATCCGAACCCGTTTGCGGAGGAGTTCGTTGCGGTGGCGAACGAGGCCAAAGGAGGGGTGCACATCACGGAGAATATCGTGTACGGGTG
- the LOC120431976 gene encoding polypeptide N-acetylgalactosaminyltransferase 11-like produces the protein MTKEKYKRISRMVSKSFLWGVIAASLTWSVSLYLYWNLMSDGTGAASSSPVALASSNEQRVAPEPVEQVVPQHRHSNLIESDSLEGKSRNEKSFSFFKEKYKRYQKEQEYRKISHKLFDELRPMVPNGTDEFGMVRNSEEQFIRDVGYRKHAFNVLVSSKIGPFREVPDTRHKL, from the exons ATGACTAAGGAGAAGTACAAAAG AATCTCAAGAATGGTGAGCAAATCGTTTCTGTGGGGAGTGATTGCCGCCTCGCTGACCTGGTCCGTCAGCTTGTATCTGTACTGGAATCTCATGAGCGATGGAACTGGAGCTGCGTCTTCTTCGCCGGTAGCTTTGGCTTCCTCGAACGAACAGCGGGTCGCCCCGGAACCTGTTGAACAGGTGGTGCCACAGCATCGGCATAGCAATTTGATTGAATCGGATTCATTGGAGGGCAAGTCGAGGAACGAAAAGAGTTTTAGCTTCTTCAAGGAGAAGTACAAGCGGTACCAGAAGGAGCAGGAGTACCGGAAGATTAGCCACAAGCTGTTTGATGAGCTGAGGCCGATGGTGCCGAACGGGACGGATGAGTTTGGGATGGTAAGGAACTCGGAGGAGCAGTTTATACGGGACGTGGGCTACAGGAAGCATGCGTTCAATGTGCTTGTTAGCAGCAAGATTGGACCGTTTCGAGAGGTTCCGGATACGAGGCATAAGCTGTGA